GTTAAAATTAGTAGATTGAGGAGAAAAAGCTTTATGGTCATATCAATGCGTTATTTTAGTTTTCTTAATGCTTTTTTCCATTTGTAAAACCTTAGGTTTATTTTACCAGTACTACTGAAATAGTTTAATGAGCTTACAAATCTTTGATTAACAATATGTTCTGGTGTGCCCCTATCCCCGCTTGAATTTGTCATTACTATGATGCCAAACGGTACATCTTTTCTTACAAAAAATAGAGACTGATATTCTGCTATGTATCCTGAATGCCCTAGCTTCTCCGAGTGGACGCTACCGTGATTTTTCACATACATCAACCCAAATGCTCTTAAAATGATGGCTCCTTTAAGTTTTACCTGAACAGATGATCTCATACTGGGTTTATTTACATCCAAGTCATAATAATATTTTTTGATTGTATCCCATTTCAAAACTTTGTCATACTTTTTTAGATATTGCTTCTTTGTTCTGAATCTTAAGAAGTTCATAAATTTTAGCATATCCCGTATAGTGGCTTTTACTCCTCCATTGCCTTCGTGAATACCTTGGCTTCGGTCAAACTCAATGGTTTGGGTTGAATCTTTAGTGGTTAAATAGCTGTTGCCTAAATACTTTTCTAGTCTTTTTGGGGTTTTGCCATAGTGCGCTGTTTTCATTCCCAATGGCTTAAATATGTTGTTTTTAATATAGTCAGTAAATTTCTGTTGGGTAACTTTTTCTATCAGAATACCTAATAAAGAGTACCCTCCATTATTGTAAGCATATTTGGCACCTGGTTTTCTTTTCAGCTTGAGGTGCTTAAACAAAGGGCTGGTCATTTCCCAGGAGTTTTTTACTTTCACATTGGGGTATTTTTTATCCAGAGCCTCTTGTATATGCTTCCAGGTCAAACCACTGGTATGATTAATAAGGTGGTAAACACGTACACTGTCAAAACCACCAAAATCTTTAGAGGTATTTCTTAGCTCAGGAATGAATTTAGTAACAGGATCATCTATTTTTAGTTTGCCTCTTTCCATGAGTTGCAATATTGCTACAGAAGTAAACATTTTTGATACAGAACCCCACATGTGGATAGTCTTATCATTCATTTTGAATTTGGCTTCTCGGCTGGCATATCCATTTTTTTTAGTCGATATGGTTTTCCCATCATAAACTAATGCTGCATAAAATCCAAAATCAGGAAAAATCTCTTTCATCTTTTTCTGAAATGTATCCAGTTTATTCCATTCTTTGAGCAGCTCTTTTTTGGTGGGCTTTGAGATTTTTTTTTGCGCAAATACTTGCAAGGATATACTTATGGAAGTAATTAATACTAAAGTTGTTTTTCGTATCATTTGAATGTTATTATAAAAATAGCTTAAACCATTCACTGTCTAGTTCTTTGCTTGTTTCATACAAGTAGTATGTATGAAGAACAAGGGCTTGCCCCGTTGCTCCTATCAATATTCCAGGGTCGTGTAACCATCGAATGCTTTTGTCTTTTTCCAATATGCCATAGGGCAAACCTATGTCACTACTGTTTTGTAATGAATTATTAATTAACTCCAGCCAATATGAGTAAGCAGTCTTTAGTTTGTTGCTACCTGTTCTT
Above is a window of Microscilla marina ATCC 23134 DNA encoding:
- a CDS encoding serine hydrolase domain-containing protein produces the protein MIRKTTLVLITSISISLQVFAQKKISKPTKKELLKEWNKLDTFQKKMKEIFPDFGFYAALVYDGKTISTKKNGYASREAKFKMNDKTIHMWGSVSKMFTSVAILQLMERGKLKIDDPVTKFIPELRNTSKDFGGFDSVRVYHLINHTSGLTWKHIQEALDKKYPNVKVKNSWEMTSPLFKHLKLKRKPGAKYAYNNGGYSLLGILIEKVTQQKFTDYIKNNIFKPLGMKTAHYGKTPKRLEKYLGNSYLTTKDSTQTIEFDRSQGIHEGNGGVKATIRDMLKFMNFLRFRTKKQYLKKYDKVLKWDTIKKYYYDLDVNKPSMRSSVQVKLKGAIILRAFGLMYVKNHGSVHSEKLGHSGYIAEYQSLFFVRKDVPFGIIVMTNSSGDRGTPEHIVNQRFVSSLNYFSSTGKINLRFYKWKKALRKLK